A genome region from Hydrogenoanaerobacterium saccharovorans includes the following:
- a CDS encoding glycoside hydrolase family 31 protein, with translation MTAVELRFLEKEYWYGGYVTEGVRQPYGAESDVVLDLTQNSTPNQAMPLFVSTHGRWLWQDRGFPVQFKKGVIDCPDDVEIGKAGDSLRTAYSGAMKKHFPFHPCHLAPQMFQTPVYNTWIELTFYQTQQAVLNYAENIVRNGLPAGVLIIDDGWSDYYGKWSFSRESFSAPEQMLRQLHEWGFFVMVWVCPFITPDTLVYRELKEQNLLVKNGCGEVHIAHWWNGWSAVLDLSKAAARSWLDKQMDELRKLGVDGFKFDAGDSTYYPVDGEISPDGHSGFWAAYGERFHFNEFRVTTKAGGWSLMQRLCDKDHSWGETGLAALIPDALIQNLTGHPFCSPDMIGGGEYRNFLSQTSLDPELFLRHTEVACLMPVMQFSAAPWRVLSSPYFDRIKNLVQIRNKYWEEINRAIQLCRETGEPILRPLEYEFPNQGWAQVMDEFMLGDALLVAPILVKNTNVRQVAIPKGCWGWKDAIIESTGMILEITTEQGDLIVLRKL, from the coding sequence ATGACGGCAGTGGAGCTACGCTTTTTAGAAAAAGAGTATTGGTATGGGGGCTATGTAACAGAGGGTGTTCGCCAACCGTACGGGGCGGAAAGTGATGTGGTATTGGACCTTACGCAGAATTCAACTCCGAATCAGGCTATGCCATTGTTTGTATCTACCCATGGCCGCTGGCTTTGGCAAGATCGTGGATTCCCTGTTCAGTTTAAAAAAGGGGTAATCGATTGCCCTGATGATGTGGAAATCGGCAAAGCGGGAGACAGCTTGCGCACAGCGTATTCCGGTGCGATGAAGAAGCACTTCCCGTTTCATCCCTGTCATCTGGCACCTCAGATGTTTCAAACCCCGGTGTATAACACGTGGATTGAGCTGACCTTTTACCAGACGCAGCAAGCCGTATTAAACTATGCTGAAAACATTGTGAGAAATGGGCTGCCCGCCGGAGTTTTAATAATTGATGATGGCTGGAGCGACTATTATGGTAAGTGGAGTTTTTCCAGGGAGAGCTTTTCTGCGCCGGAGCAGATGCTCCGACAGCTGCATGAATGGGGGTTTTTTGTGATGGTATGGGTTTGCCCGTTTATCACGCCGGACACTCTGGTTTACCGCGAATTGAAGGAACAGAACCTCCTCGTAAAAAATGGATGCGGTGAAGTGCACATTGCTCACTGGTGGAACGGATGGTCGGCTGTTCTTGATTTATCCAAGGCTGCAGCCCGCAGCTGGCTGGATAAACAGATGGATGAGCTCCGGAAATTGGGTGTGGATGGCTTCAAGTTTGATGCGGGTGATAGCACCTATTACCCGGTTGATGGTGAAATCTCTCCTGATGGGCATTCAGGGTTCTGGGCAGCTTATGGAGAACGCTTTCACTTCAATGAATTTCGCGTTACAACCAAAGCAGGGGGATGGTCGCTGATGCAGCGGCTTTGCGATAAAGACCATAGCTGGGGCGAAACGGGCTTGGCCGCGCTGATTCCAGATGCTTTGATACAAAACCTGACGGGGCACCCTTTTTGCTCCCCAGATATGATTGGCGGGGGAGAGTACCGCAATTTTTTAAGCCAGACCTCGCTTGACCCGGAATTGTTTCTTCGACATACAGAGGTGGCCTGCTTAATGCCGGTAATGCAGTTTTCTGCTGCGCCGTGGCGTGTGCTCTCCTCACCATACTTTGATAGAATTAAAAATCTTGTACAGATACGAAATAAATATTGGGAGGAAATCAACAGGGCGATACAGCTTTGCCGAGAGACCGGAGAACCCATTTTGCGACCGCTGGAATATGAATTCCCCAATCAGGGGTGGGCGCAGGTGATGGACGAGTTCATGTTAGGTGATGCCCTTCTCGTCGCCCCGATACTTGTTAAGAATACGAATGTAAGGCAAGTAGCAATTCCGAAAGGCTGCTGGGGCTGGAAGGATGCTATCATTGAGAGCACGGGTATGATATTGGAAATAACCACCGAACAAGGGGATTTAATTGTTCTAAGAAAGCTATAG
- the dinB gene encoding DNA polymerase IV — MDREILHVDLNNFYASVECLHRPELREKPVAVGGDVEQRHGIILAKNYIAKRFDIKTGDAIWQAKQKCPKLVVLPPNFKLYLRFSQLARNIYLDYTDQVEPFGIDECWLDVTGSKIYGTGEQIAEKIRQRVRDEMGVTVSIGVSFNKIFAKLGSDYKKPDAITVITKENYKDIVYPLPASDLLYVGRATANKLHNYGVNTIGSLAHTDPQHLRRWFGKYGDMLWVFANGLDTSPVARYNNLAIIKSIGNSTTTPRDLEDDNDVKMVFYVLAESVAARMREQGFKGQTVSISIRDSELYSFTRQIKITHPTCLASEITQIAMKLFADNYKWYRPIRSIGVSVTDFSHGDESIQLDMFCNQQRREELEVLEGTVDWLRRRYGHFCVQRAVVLQDTALTSFNPKGDHTIHPVSYLR; from the coding sequence TTGGATAGAGAGATTTTACATGTGGATTTAAACAATTTTTATGCCTCGGTAGAATGTCTACATCGTCCCGAACTACGCGAAAAGCCAGTTGCAGTTGGCGGTGATGTAGAACAGCGTCACGGTATTATCCTTGCCAAAAACTATATCGCCAAAAGATTTGATATCAAAACTGGCGATGCAATCTGGCAAGCAAAACAAAAATGCCCAAAGCTTGTAGTGCTACCACCGAATTTTAAGCTTTATTTGCGATTTAGCCAACTGGCAAGAAACATCTATCTTGATTATACCGACCAAGTCGAACCGTTCGGCATCGATGAATGTTGGTTAGATGTAACAGGCAGTAAAATTTACGGTACGGGTGAGCAGATTGCTGAAAAGATACGCCAGCGTGTCAGAGACGAAATGGGCGTTACCGTTTCCATCGGTGTGAGTTTCAACAAGATTTTTGCAAAGCTCGGCAGTGACTACAAGAAACCCGATGCCATTACGGTAATTACGAAAGAAAATTATAAAGATATTGTTTACCCTCTGCCCGCAAGCGATTTGCTCTATGTGGGCAGGGCTACTGCAAATAAACTACACAACTACGGCGTCAATACCATAGGCAGCCTTGCCCACACCGACCCACAGCATCTCAGACGTTGGTTTGGTAAATATGGCGATATGCTTTGGGTATTTGCAAATGGTTTGGATACCTCCCCTGTCGCCCGTTATAATAACCTTGCTATTATCAAGTCAATCGGCAACAGCACCACCACCCCACGTGATTTAGAGGATGATAACGACGTAAAAATGGTATTTTACGTACTTGCTGAAAGTGTGGCAGCACGAATGCGTGAGCAGGGCTTTAAAGGGCAAACTGTGTCTATCAGTATAAGAGATAGTGAGCTATACAGTTTTACGAGGCAAATTAAAATTACGCACCCTACGTGTTTAGCATCCGAAATAACCCAAATCGCAATGAAGCTTTTTGCAGACAATTACAAGTGGTATCGCCCCATCCGCAGCATTGGCGTAAGTGTAACCGATTTTAGTCATGGTGACGAGAGTATCCAGCTGGATATGTTCTGCAATCAACAACGTCGCGAGGAACTTGAAGTACTAGAGGGTACTGTGGATTGGCTGCGCCGAAGGTATGGGCATTTTTGCGTACAGAGGGCTGTAGTGTTGCAGGACACCGCCCTAACAAGTTTTAACCCAAAGGGCGATCACACGATACATCCTGTAAGCTATTTGAGGTGA
- a CDS encoding DUF4091 domain-containing protein — MEKHTFYGILTSREEFLYPDSSCSVLPTSLRLAAAQNGLRGIQVLLKTCGDAVKLHLESESFEPQWYRMVKVPVEYNTGDGVEQGGGMVLESRPTEKPSYATRLAPFWVYDCLAPATEGMVQAADGFAPVYFCLHPKRVLVAGEHTALLSIETDEGIYTCTLTIQVYPVNIPAETFSVTNWFSLDAICRFHQVERDTPGFYAVLKEYALAMRRARQTLFYLELDDTCVTGREPYTFDFEYLRPIIETFFSSGMQQLEIGPLLSRGGLPSGMPDMYTDRFKCAMAPQVPVDTTEGYTITVRFVQALAAFLTKYNWHNCVVFHVHDEPDIHAKSPETIEARKQQYYLAVNILRKYLPGVRTIEAVSSAEFRGGVDIWVPGTPGYEEQKEKFDHLIGLGEEVWTYVCCGPEGHWLNRFLDFAVLKSRLLFWGCAKNRISGFLHWGFNQFPMEMDPFKGTSCPNHTGIGTNFPCGDSFIVYPGKDGPWMGMRMEAQRRGAEDAELLKLLRQKDEARHDELVGRVFTNNYTYNDDPVIFETVYEELLQALSDWKE; from the coding sequence ATGGAGAAACATACATTTTACGGCATCCTTACTTCGCGGGAAGAATTTCTATACCCGGACAGCAGTTGCTCGGTTCTTCCGACTTCGCTACGTCTGGCCGCTGCACAAAACGGTCTGCGCGGAATTCAGGTTTTGCTCAAAACCTGTGGGGACGCAGTAAAACTTCATCTGGAAAGTGAAAGCTTTGAGCCACAATGGTATCGCATGGTTAAGGTACCGGTGGAGTACAACACTGGTGACGGGGTGGAACAGGGCGGCGGAATGGTGCTGGAAAGCCGCCCAACTGAGAAGCCGTCCTATGCCACCCGGTTGGCACCCTTTTGGGTGTATGACTGTCTGGCGCCTGCAACGGAAGGGATGGTGCAAGCAGCAGACGGCTTTGCCCCTGTATACTTTTGCCTTCACCCGAAAAGGGTTCTGGTGGCAGGAGAGCATACCGCCCTGCTTTCGATAGAAACCGACGAAGGTATATACACTTGCACCCTTACCATACAGGTGTATCCGGTAAACATCCCCGCTGAAACCTTTTCGGTAACCAACTGGTTCAGCCTGGATGCCATCTGCCGGTTCCATCAAGTGGAGCGGGATACCCCGGGATTCTATGCTGTATTAAAAGAATATGCACTGGCGATGCGCCGTGCCCGCCAGACGCTGTTTTACTTGGAGTTGGATGACACCTGTGTGACCGGCAGAGAGCCCTACACCTTTGATTTTGAATACTTACGCCCAATCATTGAGACGTTTTTTAGCTCCGGAATGCAGCAACTGGAGATTGGTCCGTTGTTGTCAAGGGGGGGGTTACCAAGCGGAATGCCGGATATGTATACCGACCGCTTTAAGTGCGCTATGGCACCTCAGGTGCCTGTCGATACCACCGAGGGCTACACCATTACGGTGCGGTTTGTGCAGGCGCTGGCAGCCTTCTTAACAAAATACAATTGGCACAACTGCGTTGTATTTCACGTTCACGACGAGCCTGATATTCATGCGAAAAGCCCCGAAACCATTGAGGCACGTAAGCAGCAGTACTATCTGGCTGTAAACATTCTGCGCAAATACCTGCCCGGCGTGCGCACCATTGAGGCGGTTTCCTCTGCCGAATTCCGGGGCGGCGTAGATATTTGGGTGCCCGGCACCCCCGGTTACGAGGAGCAGAAAGAAAAGTTTGACCACCTGATTGGGTTAGGAGAAGAGGTTTGGACCTATGTGTGCTGTGGGCCTGAGGGGCATTGGCTCAACCGCTTTTTGGATTTTGCGGTACTAAAAAGCAGGCTGCTTTTTTGGGGCTGCGCAAAAAACCGCATTTCGGGTTTTTTGCATTGGGGTTTTAACCAATTTCCAATGGAGATGGATCCGTTCAAAGGCACGAGCTGCCCCAACCACACCGGAATTGGCACAAACTTCCCCTGCGGGGATTCCTTTATCGTCTATCCCGGCAAAGACGGTCCATGGATGGGAATGCGGATGGAGGCACAGCGCCGGGGTGCGGAGGATGCTGAACTTTTGAAGCTGCTGCGGCAAAAGGACGAAGCCCGGCATGACGAACTGGTGGGCAGGGTATTTACCAACAACTACACTTATAACGACGATCCTGTCATTTTTGAAACTGTATATGAGGAGCTTTTGCAGGCTCTGAGCGACTGGAAGGAATGA
- a CDS encoding right-handed parallel beta-helix repeat-containing protein: protein MEHIVCHAADYGLLPGDCRETTLALRKFLDNVRKNSRVTLEFTPGTYHFYPDYAYEKLLCISNHDEDTLKRIIFDLSETKGFHLIGNGAEFLFHTDCIPFYAHKAENLTLEGFSVDYVRPSYSEAEVLEVTPKTTVLRIDCELYPYEVRHGRLVFLGENFEHELTAWLEFDQKRCAPVHNILDMNFNGSRGEHFTWYEETGPNTVAVHIKDEKSFLPQSRPGNRLVLRHHPRSHPGFYVTQCEHVTLLNVQCHHATGIAFMAQRSRHLTLSHFNVCRSNKRPRIFTAAADATHFVYCGGKITIQESLFENQLDDAVNIHGIYARIKKVLQPGCFVAELVHPMQKGVCFAEIGEMLRCVDHQTMLETGQATIKSYSMLNRDYFYMELQEPVDGLIEGNSIENISWVPNVEISRCTFRNNRARGLLLTSAGNVLVEGNLFQVPGAAILMEGDASNWFESGTTQNIVISDNTFDNCSYVPDWGYAPIQATPRYQKTVPNRFYHQFLMLDGNRFLCFDDRLLHLENVGRVCFTHNKVQKTTAFPSRKGRPVFNKNCGELVQL from the coding sequence ATGGAACATATTGTTTGCCACGCCGCGGATTACGGGCTTTTACCCGGTGATTGCCGTGAAACTACATTGGCGCTTCGAAAATTTTTAGACAACGTACGAAAAAATTCCAGAGTGACTTTAGAGTTTACCCCGGGCACCTACCATTTTTACCCCGATTATGCGTACGAAAAACTTCTTTGTATCTCCAACCACGATGAAGATACCCTAAAAAGAATTATCTTTGATCTGTCCGAAACCAAAGGGTTTCACTTGATAGGGAACGGGGCGGAATTTCTTTTTCACACCGACTGTATCCCGTTTTATGCTCACAAAGCAGAAAACCTTACGTTGGAAGGCTTTTCTGTGGACTATGTCCGCCCTTCCTACAGCGAGGCAGAGGTTTTAGAGGTAACGCCCAAAACCACGGTACTGCGCATCGATTGTGAGCTTTACCCTTACGAAGTGCGGCACGGGCGGCTGGTTTTTCTGGGGGAGAATTTTGAGCATGAGCTTACCGCATGGTTGGAATTTGACCAAAAGCGTTGTGCACCGGTTCATAACATTTTGGATATGAACTTTAACGGCAGCCGGGGAGAACACTTCACATGGTATGAAGAAACCGGGCCGAACACTGTGGCGGTCCATATAAAGGACGAAAAGAGCTTTCTTCCGCAAAGCCGACCCGGAAATCGTCTGGTTCTTCGCCACCATCCCCGTAGTCACCCGGGCTTTTACGTCACGCAGTGCGAACATGTTACCCTGCTCAATGTGCAATGTCATCACGCTACGGGGATTGCCTTTATGGCACAGCGAAGCCGCCACCTTACCCTAAGTCATTTTAACGTATGCCGCAGTAATAAAAGACCCCGTATCTTTACGGCCGCGGCCGATGCCACTCATTTTGTCTATTGCGGCGGCAAGATCACCATACAGGAAAGCCTTTTCGAAAATCAGCTGGATGACGCAGTCAATATCCATGGTATCTACGCTCGCATCAAAAAGGTGCTACAACCCGGTTGTTTTGTAGCAGAATTGGTTCATCCTATGCAAAAAGGGGTCTGTTTTGCAGAAATAGGTGAAATGCTCCGTTGCGTAGACCATCAAACCATGTTGGAGACCGGACAGGCAACCATAAAGAGCTATTCTATGCTGAATCGAGATTACTTCTATATGGAACTGCAAGAACCGGTCGATGGGCTCATCGAGGGCAACTCTATAGAAAACATCTCATGGGTGCCGAATGTAGAAATTTCCCGCTGCACTTTTCGAAACAACCGCGCGCGGGGACTGCTGCTCACCAGCGCAGGGAATGTTCTGGTGGAGGGCAATCTCTTTCAGGTACCGGGCGCAGCCATACTGATGGAGGGAGACGCCAGCAACTGGTTTGAGAGCGGGACGACACAGAATATTGTAATAAGCGACAACACCTTTGATAATTGTTCTTATGTTCCTGATTGGGGGTATGCGCCCATTCAGGCGACTCCACGCTATCAAAAAACAGTGCCAAACCGCTTTTATCATCAGTTCCTTATGCTCGACGGCAATCGTTTTCTCTGTTTTGATGACCGTTTGTTGCATCTGGAAAATGTGGGGAGAGTCTGTTTCACTCACAACAAAGTACAAAAGACAACAGCTTTTCCGTCCCGAAAAGGCAGACCTGTTTTCAATAAAAATTGTGGAGAATTGGTGCAGTTATAA
- a CDS encoding type I restriction endonuclease subunit R, EcoR124 family, whose translation MQYIGAYKNLTYKPGTPPSPTIVKPLVGKTKLAGTQVIDAAHILSLIGSKVGSVHGIQTVDDETLRIIHEQIQELSNMGEDGQAALLKEFVDTELVPGNLLSSINFDESFEA comes from the coding sequence ATGCAGTATATAGGTGCATATAAGAATCTTACATATAAGCCAGGCACTCCTCCGTCACCTACGATTGTCAAACCACTTGTAGGTAAAACCAAACTAGCGGGGACTCAAGTGATAGATGCTGCCCATATTTTGAGTTTGATTGGTTCTAAAGTTGGTAGCGTGCACGGTATTCAAACTGTTGATGATGAAACTTTGCGAATAATACATGAGCAAATACAGGAACTTAGTAATATGGGTGAAGATGGGCAGGCAGCGCTCTTAAAAGAGTTTGTGGATACGGAGTTGGTCCCTGGAAATTTACTAAGTAGCATAAATTTCGATGAATCTTTTGAGGCATAG
- a CDS encoding AbrB/MazE/SpoVT family DNA-binding domain-containing protein, producing MPNEKQRNIYPCSAQNDVYYRSVTLNNDYRLRLPLEIVDELGLGEVATLVLWMNDKGQLVIEPFIEK from the coding sequence ATGCCAAATGAAAAACAACGCAATATTTATCCGTGCTCTGCACAAAACGATGTGTATTATCGCAGTGTCACACTGAACAACGATTATCGGCTTCGGCTACCGCTTGAAATTGTTGACGAGCTGGGGTTAGGTGAAGTTGCAACCCTTGTACTGTGGATGAACGACAAAGGGCAGCTTGTAATTGAGCCATTCATAGAAAAGTAG
- a CDS encoding SOS response-associated peptidase has protein sequence MCGRYSLFTDEQNEEIRNIIEEVNKKYYGSDIKTGEIYPTNIAPVLVAKGQRLEPAPLIWGFPHFKGSGVIINARAETAEEKRMFRDSLIRRRCVIPSTGFFEWQHDESKQKYRFNLSDTSTLYMAGFYSEFKGERRYIILTTDANQSTADVHNRMPVVLQKSMLNDWVFDSDKALSILHRVPPMLTKVPV, from the coding sequence ATGTGTGGCAGATATAGCCTATTTACCGATGAGCAAAATGAAGAAATTCGCAATATCATCGAGGAAGTAAACAAAAAATATTATGGCAGTGATATAAAAACGGGTGAGATTTATCCAACAAATATTGCTCCTGTGCTGGTAGCCAAAGGGCAGCGGCTCGAGCCTGCGCCGTTAATTTGGGGATTCCCGCATTTTAAAGGCAGCGGTGTGATTATCAATGCCCGTGCGGAAACCGCCGAAGAAAAGAGGATGTTCCGCGACAGCCTTATTCGGCGGCGTTGTGTCATACCATCCACGGGCTTTTTTGAATGGCAGCATGACGAAAGCAAACAGAAGTATCGGTTTAACCTGTCCGATACTTCGACGCTTTATATGGCGGGGTTTTACAGCGAATTTAAAGGAGAACGGCGTTATATTATCCTTACTACCGATGCCAATCAATCTACAGCAGACGTGCACAACCGTATGCCTGTTGTACTGCAAAAAAGTATGCTCAATGACTGGGTGTTTGACAGCGACAAGGCATTAAGCATTCTGCATCGTGTACCGCCGATGCTTACGAAAGTACCCGTATAA
- a CDS encoding acyltransferase domain-containing protein, whose protein sequence is MDIRAQYTEKGISEEVYWDTFSDITLWKRKCFQNIGIYGLQEYDWLSLHLQLKLFRLGRLQFQPMPFPFEIQDAACPKKGQIVLNYIFPRAKSCFQSR, encoded by the coding sequence ATGGACATAAGAGCACAATATACAGAAAAGGGTATTTCAGAAGAGGTATACTGGGATACATTTTCTGATATTACGTTATGGAAAAGAAAATGCTTTCAAAATATTGGTATTTATGGATTACAGGAGTACGACTGGCTATCGTTGCATTTGCAGCTCAAATTATTCCGCCTTGGCCGATTGCAGTTTCAGCCTATGCCCTTTCCTTTTGAAATACAAGATGCTGCCTGCCCAAAGAAAGGACAGATTGTCCTAAACTACATATTCCCGAGGGCGAAAAGCTGTTTTCAGAGCAGATGA
- a CDS encoding Gfo/Idh/MocA family protein — MKQVTAILLGAGARGQIYANYAMEHPEELKIVAVAEPKTSRRIQFCEKYGILSENQYKSWEPLLVHHRLADAALVCTLDDLHTTPTLAALEKGYHVLLEKPMSNTEDECRAIEAAARNAGRVLSVCHVLRYTPFYQKLKELITAGFVGELASIDQIENVGYWHQAHSFVRGNWRNSAETSPMILQKSCHDLDIILWLMGRDCERISSFGSLRHFTPENAPKGAPARCLDGCPHSESCPYYAPKLYLTHNIGWPTDMISTDLSYDGRVTALKKGPYGRCVYHCDNDVVDRQVVSMEFEGGAVASLTMTAFTTDSARQIKIMGSKGQITADMGANTIVLHRFGEDKPETFNIIPPKESNNYGHGGGDYCLMRDFVRLVQGQGRGDSLSSARASLQSHLMCFAAERSRLSHTVTEMSKFLSHP, encoded by the coding sequence ATGAAACAGGTAACCGCCATTCTGCTGGGCGCTGGCGCCCGGGGGCAGATTTATGCTAACTACGCTATGGAGCACCCGGAGGAGCTTAAAATTGTAGCGGTAGCAGAGCCCAAGACAAGCCGCAGGATACAGTTTTGTGAAAAATACGGTATTTTATCTGAAAACCAATACAAGAGCTGGGAGCCATTGCTTGTGCATCACCGCCTTGCAGATGCGGCGCTAGTATGCACTCTGGATGATTTGCACACCACCCCCACCTTGGCGGCACTGGAGAAAGGCTATCACGTTTTACTCGAAAAGCCGATGAGCAACACCGAGGACGAATGCCGCGCCATTGAGGCGGCAGCCCGAAACGCCGGACGGGTGCTCAGCGTCTGCCATGTGCTGCGGTATACGCCCTTTTATCAAAAGCTGAAAGAGCTTATCACAGCCGGATTTGTGGGAGAGCTGGCCTCCATCGACCAAATTGAAAACGTCGGTTATTGGCACCAGGCTCATAGCTTTGTTCGGGGTAATTGGCGAAATTCAGCCGAGACGAGCCCGATGATTTTACAAAAGAGCTGCCATGACCTCGACATTATCTTATGGCTTATGGGGCGTGACTGCGAGCGGATTTCTAGCTTTGGCAGCCTGCGGCATTTCACGCCGGAAAACGCCCCGAAAGGTGCGCCTGCCCGTTGCTTGGATGGCTGCCCCCATAGTGAGAGCTGCCCCTACTATGCCCCCAAGCTGTATCTTACCCACAACATCGGCTGGCCTACCGATATGATCAGCACCGATCTGTCATACGATGGTCGGGTCACAGCACTGAAGAAAGGCCCCTATGGTCGGTGCGTTTACCACTGCGACAACGATGTGGTGGATCGTCAAGTGGTAAGCATGGAGTTTGAGGGTGGTGCGGTGGCTAGCCTTACTATGACGGCCTTTACCACCGATTCGGCTCGTCAGATCAAAATCATGGGCAGCAAAGGTCAAATTACGGCCGATATGGGGGCAAACACCATAGTCCTGCACCGTTTTGGTGAGGATAAGCCTGAAACATTTAATATCATACCGCCTAAAGAGAGCAACAACTATGGTCACGGAGGCGGGGATTACTGCCTCATGCGTGATTTTGTCCGATTGGTACAGGGACAAGGGCGGGGGGATAGCTTATCCTCAGCCCGGGCATCATTGCAAAGCCACCTTATGTGCTTCGCAGCCGAGCGTTCCCGTCTAAGCCATACCGTAACGGAGATGAGCAAGTTTCTCTCCCATCCATGA
- a CDS encoding glycoside hydrolase family 16 protein, giving the protein MKTSIFWKKLLTSTLCISIIASIGSGTTVYAADYPANPPDKAEWQLDFADEFDGPELDKTKFTDNYLTHWTTLEQSKANYTFENGNLVLKIDKDQGGWRPGTVQMISSIATGMRDGLHRFGNDVEMVDHHRANTNYETKYGYFELRARIQGGPGMHCAWWMVGNQDNANEVTEIDIFEILGKECGANRSKVNVSVHPWADPASREQSLNYYANADLSNEFHVYGFEWDETGMKFYFDNQLVKQTSQTPNYKMTTLLGIYEAPNSWTGIPDPNALYPKKFEIDYFRAYKRPAMIEQERTPAAGENLAPYAVKGSDKSWDWNNPPSNAGDNNAYTCMQSKDNVTFPQYIYFDWKDGQDFDTVALKSWYAQGQAPTNWDVEVSADGETNWSTVASSGDMTWNTNTVDIESKVLAFSKVTGQKAMRLKINSANTAWKHFAINEVIVKDSSTPCVGTNIANEAIPIMNSADAGFLTDNNLGKATQSKDNLAMPQYITLSWATPVSFDRVKMHCWYAQSQAPTNVDIETSADGTAWMTAANSGDLVWHSNDKTIESKDFTFTSVENVKHLRIKINSANLDWKHFAINELEVFDGASSILP; this is encoded by the coding sequence ATGAAAACGAGCATATTCTGGAAGAAACTTCTCACAAGCACGCTGTGCATTAGCATAATTGCATCGATCGGCAGTGGTACGACCGTGTACGCAGCCGATTACCCTGCAAACCCGCCGGATAAAGCAGAGTGGCAGCTGGACTTTGCGGATGAATTTGATGGGCCAGAACTGGATAAGACCAAATTTACAGACAATTACCTTACCCACTGGACCACCCTGGAGCAAAGCAAAGCCAACTATACCTTTGAGAACGGAAATTTGGTGCTGAAAATCGACAAGGATCAGGGCGGATGGCGCCCCGGTACCGTACAGATGATTTCCAGCATTGCCACTGGGATGCGGGACGGATTGCACCGGTTTGGCAACGATGTTGAGATGGTAGACCATCATCGCGCCAACACCAATTATGAAACCAAATACGGCTACTTTGAGCTCCGTGCCCGCATTCAAGGCGGCCCCGGTATGCACTGCGCTTGGTGGATGGTTGGCAACCAGGACAATGCAAATGAAGTAACCGAGATCGACATTTTCGAAATTCTGGGCAAGGAATGTGGCGCCAACCGCAGCAAGGTAAATGTGTCGGTACACCCTTGGGCAGATCCGGCCAGCCGGGAGCAAAGCCTGAACTATTATGCCAATGCCGATTTAAGCAATGAATTCCATGTTTACGGCTTCGAATGGGATGAAACCGGAATGAAATTCTATTTTGACAACCAGCTTGTCAAGCAGACTTCACAGACTCCCAATTATAAAATGACAACACTTTTGGGTATTTACGAGGCGCCAAACTCTTGGACAGGCATCCCCGACCCCAATGCGCTGTATCCCAAAAAGTTTGAAATCGACTACTTTAGGGCATACAAAAGACCTGCTATGATTGAGCAGGAAAGAACCCCTGCTGCTGGTGAAAATCTTGCCCCCTACGCAGTGAAGGGCTCTGACAAAAGCTGGGATTGGAACAACCCTCCCAGCAACGCAGGCGATAATAATGCATATACCTGTATGCAGAGCAAAGATAACGTCACATTTCCGCAGTACATTTATTTTGACTGGAAAGATGGGCAGGATTTTGATACAGTTGCATTGAAATCCTGGTATGCACAGGGTCAGGCACCAACCAACTGGGATGTGGAGGTGTCTGCTGACGGTGAAACGAATTGGAGTACGGTAGCATCCTCCGGAGATATGACATGGAATACCAACACTGTGGATATTGAAAGCAAAGTACTTGCCTTCAGCAAAGTTACCGGTCAAAAAGCAATGCGGCTGAAAATCAATAGTGCCAATACCGCTTGGAAGCATTTCGCCATCAATGAGGTAATCGTAAAAGATTCCTCTACACCCTGCGTCGGTACAAATATTGCAAATGAAGCTATCCCCATCATGAACAGCGCCGATGCAGGATTTCTGACGGATAATAACTTGGGCAAAGCCACACAGAGCAAAGATAATCTGGCAATGCCGCAGTACATAACTTTAAGCTGGGCTACCCCTGTCAGCTTTGACCGTGTAAAGATGCACTGCTGGTACGCCCAAAGCCAGGCGCCCACCAATGTCGATATTGAGACATCGGCTGATGGAACCGCCTGGATGACGGCGGCAAACAGCGGGGATTTAGTTTGGCACTCCAATGATAAGACCATTGAGAGCAAGGATTTTACGTTTACCAGCGTGGAAAATGTAAAACACCTCCGCATTAAAATCAATTCGGCAAATCTTGATTGGAAGCATTTTGCCATCAATGAGTTGGAAGTGTTTGATGGCGCCAGTAGCATATTACCTTAA